One genomic region from Amaranthus tricolor cultivar Red isolate AtriRed21 chromosome 12, ASM2621246v1, whole genome shotgun sequence encodes:
- the LOC130796772 gene encoding protein TRAUCO: MDTLQETYKDEDSENSENNQILLNMSSQEDPIPETNSIENNETNSTQNPNPNLDSNPETTTLEPESNPDSMPVESSEIPTPLITKSETLGSEDVSSESISEDEQNPENLTAKKMMDDEEDENPSSKKQKSLANFEVDASDAKPVNGNGNAGGGSGKKSSSKKKTKGNNVWTKTTSRKGKKKSKNNNLNNGNNHNAAAPKAEDAVLITPIPRFPDKNDDFPESKICLSKVYKAEKVELSEDRLSAGSCKGYRMVRATRGVSEGAWYFEINVVKLGETGHTRLGWSTEKGDLQAPVGYDGNSFGYRDIDGSKIHKALREKYGEEGYKEGDVIGFYINLPDGNLYAPKPPRLVWYKGQKYVCAPDPKEDPPKIIPGSEISFFKNGVCQGVAFKDLFGGRYYPAASMYTLPNEPNCVVKFNFGPDFESFPTEFEGCPIPKPMIEVPYHGFDNQVENGVLDENKQ; the protein is encoded by the exons ATGGACACTTTGCAAGAAACTTACAAAGACGAAGATTCAGAAAATTCAGAAAACAACCAAATTCTCCTCAATATGTCAAGTCAAGAAGACCCAATTCCTGAAACGaattcaattgaaaacaatgaaACAAATTCGACccaaaaccctaaccctaatttaGATTCAAACCCAGAAACCACTACCCTTGAACCCGAATCAAACCCTGATTCAATGCCCGTTGAATCATCAGAAATTCCGACCCCATTGATAACAAAATCCGAAACTTTAGGGTCAGAAGATGTTTCTTCTGAATCAATTTCAGAAGATGAGCAAAACCCAGAAAATTTAACTGCAAAAAAGATGatggatgatgaagaagatgaaaatcCCTCATCGAAGAAACAGAAATCACTTGCAAACTTTGAAGTTGATGCATCTGATGCGAAGCCGGTGAACGGGAATGGCAATGCGGGTGGAGGAAGTGGCAAGAAATCGTCTTCGAAGAAGAAGACTAAAGGGAACAATGTGTGGACGAAGACAACTTCAAGGAAAGGGAAGAAAAAATCTAAGAACAACAATCTCAATAACGGCAATAATCACAATGCAGCTGCGCCTAAAGCAGAGGATGCTGTTTTGATCACTCCGATTCCGAGGTTTCCTGATAAGAATGATGATTTTCCTGAATCAAAGATATGTCTTTCTAAGGTTTATAAGGCGGAAAAGGTCGAATTGAGTGAGGATAGATTAAGTGCTGGGAGTTGTAAAGGGTATAGAATGGTGAGGGCAACAAGAGGGGTGAGTGAAGGTGCTTGGTATTTTGAGATTAATGTGGTTAAATTGGGAGAGACAGGGCATACAAGGTTGGGGTGGTCGACCGAGAAAGGGGATTTGCAAGCGCCTGTTGGGTACGATGGGAATAGTTTTGGGTACAGGGATATTGATGGGAGTAAGATTCATAAGGCATTGAGGGAGAAGTATGGGGAAGAAGGGTATAAAGAAGGAGATGTAATtggtttttatattaatttgccTGATGGGAATTTGTATGCTCCTAAACCGCCTCGTTTGGTTTGGTATAAAGGACAGAAGTATGTTTGTGCTCCGGACCCTAAGGAAGATCCTCCTAAGATTATTCCTG GGAGTGAAATATCCTTTTTCAAGAATGGCGTTTGTCAGGGAGTTGCTTTCAAGGATCTTTTTGGTGGACGCTATTATCCTGCTGCATCAATGTACACCCTTCCAAACGAGCCCAATTGTGTGGTGAAGTTCAATTTTGGTCCTGACTTTGAATCCTTCCCCACAGAATTTGAAGGCTGTCCAATCCCAAAGCCCATGATTGAAGTTCCTTATCATGGATTCGACAACCAAGTTGAAAACGGTGTATTAGATGAGAACAAACAATAA